GTTTTGCCAAATCCTCCTTGACCAATTTGCCGAATAATAACATAGCGATCGCCTAAAGTTTGTCCCGCTTGAATACCTTGATTTCCAGATATCGGTACGCTGCCAATTCTGTCTCCACATTGGAGACAAAACCTACTACCCGACGGATTTTGATGCCCTTGAGAACAGTATATATTAGTCATTGGTCATTGGTCATTGGTCATTGGTCATTGGTCATTGGTCATTGGTCATTGGTCATTGGTCATTGGTCATTGGTCAGTTCTGACAAATTACCTATTACCCATTACCCATTACCCATTACTTATTTTCTACTTTATCAGATGCGATCGCATACCAGATTTGCAGAAAAGTTTTTTGATTTAGTTTCCCGCGTTCCTGACCAGGAAACAACGGGTCAAAGGTCTGATATGTATCTGCACGTAAATCCTGAAAAGATTTATAATTACCTAATTTTCCCGCTTTGGCTAACTGTTCCCAGCGTTGGGAATCCTGTTGACTATAACTACCTATTTTCTTTCTAGCAGGTTCACTTAAATTAGCCTTTTCTAGATTATTTAATAACTTATTAGCGATCGCATTCCATTGTGATCTCAAAGCTGCGTCTTCGGGGTTTTGAGTTAACTTGCGGTTGTTTAATTCTGGTTTTTCGGCATAAAAAACTTCATTAACGGTATTAGTAAAAAATGCCGGAGAAATTTCTAACTGTTGTAGACGACTAAACACCTGTTGAATAGTGCGATTAGTTTGATTTTTTTCATCTTTAGAATCATGCTTAGATGGGATTTTGGGAAGTTCAACTTGCGGAACTTTAATTGAGGTTATTCCCTTAACTGCAAAATTTCCTAAAGCAAACATACCCGCACCTGTTGACAACATTACCGTAGTCATAATAAAGCTAACCATAAAAGGACGCAACCATTTTGGCATGGGTATTTTCTGAACAAACAAACTTGTCTGATTGTGGACACCACCATGAATACTGCGAACCCGCTTTATTCCTGGTGCTACCACCTGTGTTTTCAACTTAGTAATATAGGGATTGGGATTATTGTTAGAAGTTTGCATAATCTGTGGTGTAGATGAGGTAGATGGTAAAGGTAAATCTTTAATAACTTGTTCGGCTTTTTGATAGCGATCGCTCGGCTTATATGCCAACATCTTTTTTAAGACAGTCTCTAATTTGGGACTAACCTTAATTTCCTTACCCCAAAGCCAAACCCCATTAAAGCTATCATAAAGTAAATGTGGTTCTTTCCCCGTCATTAATACCAAAGCCGTCACCCCTAACGCATAAAAGTCACTGTTCTTATAAACTTTTCCCTGAAGTAACTGTTCCTCTGGTGCGTATCCCTTCTTACCTAACAAAGTCGCATTGACAGCCAATTGTGTCCGCCAAAAACCCTGAGAAGCTGGTAACTGTTTAACCCCTCCAAAATCAATCAATACGGGCAAATTATCACTTTGGCGCAAAATCAAATTATCCGGGGAAATATCGCGGTGAACTATATCTAAAGAATGAATATAAGTTAGCACAGGCAGAACATTATGTAGTAAATTAATTACCTCCTCCTCACTAAAAGACTGTCCTTGACCCCGACGCTGTTCAAATAATTGGTCATAATTATCACCCTCAATATAATCTTGCACCAAAAAGAAAAAATCCTTAGTCCCAATTTTGGCGGAAAAAGAAGCATGAAACCGGGGAATTTGGGGATGTTGGATTTTTTTGAGGACACTTGCTTCCCGTTCAAACAGTTCCTTAGCCTTTTGTAACTCCTGGGGTTTAACAACATTGGGGGCAAATTCCTTTAAAACGCAAGTTTTTCGAGATTTTTGCCGATCAATCGCTAAATAACTGCGGCCAAAACCACCTTGTCCTAATATCCGCGCAATTTCATAACGATTATCAATAACTTGTCCCACCGTCAAAGGTAATGCTTCACCGCACTGGGTACAAAAACGATGACCGCCATTATTTATGTGTTGTTGACTGCAATATATTTGCATGATCCGGGGAGATAAATGGAGAGTTATCAATGGCTACAAAAGCAACGAGGTAATTTACAGGAATATCCGGTAAGCGTAAAGCTCAGTGAGAGTGTCAAGTTCCCGCAGCCTCTAACAGCTAAAATTTTTCTTTAAAACTCAAACCTCAGTGCGTCTTTGCGCCTTTGCGTGAGACTAAAATTCATACCCTTAATCAGCAAGGACGGGCAGGATGCCCATCCCACAAAATTGGGTAATTTATTTTTTGGTGTTCCCTTGTCTCTTGTAGAGTGCGTCAGACCCGATAATTTTGTAAAAAACAGATTTCCTTTATCTGACGCACCCTACTCTTATTCCCAAAGCCGAAAACGACGCAATTTCGTTTATTGATATGATGGTAAGTTTGTACAGTGGGTAAATCCCATAGGTTACTAAAAAATTGCATTTATAGATAGAATTCTGAGAAAGAACAACCAGATTTTTTGGACAAACCAGCTTTATGAAACCACAAATATCAACACCAAGGGCAATCTTAGGATTAGAATATTTTATCTCAACTCCCTTAACAGACAAACTAAAACAGCACCTGAATATTGACAGTCAAGAAATAGCTTTGAGATTATTTCAAGATGTAGCTGCTAGTGTACCCGCTTATCAGGCATTTTTAGCAGAACGAGGCATAAATCCTCAAAATATTCAAACATTAGCAGATTTCCAAAACTTACCAAAAATTAATAAAGAAAATTATATTTCCCGTTATTCTTTGCCCCAATTGTGTAATAATGGAAAAGTAGGAAGCTGTGATATGATTGCCGCTTCCTCTGGCTCAACGGGTAAACCTACATTTTGGCCACGTTTCATCACCGACGAACTAGAAATAGCTACCCGCTTTGAACAAATTTTTCATGATAGTTTTCATGCCGATACTAAACCCAGTTTAGCAGTAATTTGTTTTACCTTGGGAACTTGGGTGGGTGGAATGTTTACCACTAATTGCTGTCGTCATTTAGCCGCTAAAGGTTATCCGATTACCGTCATTACCCCAGGGAATAATAAAACAGAAATTTTGCGAATTGTCCAAGAATTAGGCGGTAATTTTGAGCAAGTTGTTCTATTAGGATATCCACCATTTCTCAAAGATGTGATTGATACGGGTATTGCCAATGGAATGCAGTGGGGACAATATCACATTAAATTAGTCATGGCAGGGGAAGTATTCAGTGAAGAATGGCGCAATTTAGTTGGAGAAAGAATAGGTTCTCAAAATCCCTATGATGATTTTGCTTCCATGTATGGAACAGCAGACGCAGGAGTTTTAGGGAATGAAACCCCTTTAAGTATTTGTATTCGGCGGTTTTTAGCAGCCACACCTGCCGCAGCTAAAGCATTATTTGGAGAATCCCGATTA
The DNA window shown above is from Anabaena sp. WA102 and carries:
- a CDS encoding phenylacetate--CoA ligase family protein, producing MKPQISTPRAILGLEYFISTPLTDKLKQHLNIDSQEIALRLFQDVAASVPAYQAFLAERGINPQNIQTLADFQNLPKINKENYISRYSLPQLCNNGKVGSCDMIAASSGSTGKPTFWPRFITDELEIATRFEQIFHDSFHADTKPSLAVICFTLGTWVGGMFTTNCCRHLAAKGYPITVITPGNNKTEILRIVQELGGNFEQVVLLGYPPFLKDVIDTGIANGMQWGQYHIKLVMAGEVFSEEWRNLVGERIGSQNPYDDFASMYGTADAGVLGNETPLSICIRRFLAATPAAAKALFGESRLPTLVQYDPCSRFFEVEDGNLLFSGNNGVPLIRYSIFDQGGLITYTEMLEFLAEWGFNPITELKNHRGIHQLPFVYVFGRSNFTVSYFGANIYPENVTVGLEQPIIREWVTGKFVIQVKEDADKNRFLSVVVELAPGIENQEEKRLSITAAILAQLLRLNSEFANYVPLQYQTPVVELKPIGDTEYFPIGVKHRYSRS
- a CDS encoding serine/threonine-protein kinase, encoding MQIYCSQQHINNGGHRFCTQCGEALPLTVGQVIDNRYEIARILGQGGFGRSYLAIDRQKSRKTCVLKEFAPNVVKPQELQKAKELFEREASVLKKIQHPQIPRFHASFSAKIGTKDFFFLVQDYIEGDNYDQLFEQRRGQGQSFSEEEVINLLHNVLPVLTYIHSLDIVHRDISPDNLILRQSDNLPVLIDFGGVKQLPASQGFWRTQLAVNATLLGKKGYAPEEQLLQGKVYKNSDFYALGVTALVLMTGKEPHLLYDSFNGVWLWGKEIKVSPKLETVLKKMLAYKPSDRYQKAEQVIKDLPLPSTSSTPQIMQTSNNNPNPYITKLKTQVVAPGIKRVRSIHGGVHNQTSLFVQKIPMPKWLRPFMVSFIMTTVMLSTGAGMFALGNFAVKGITSIKVPQVELPKIPSKHDSKDEKNQTNRTIQQVFSRLQQLEISPAFFTNTVNEVFYAEKPELNNRKLTQNPEDAALRSQWNAIANKLLNNLEKANLSEPARKKIGSYSQQDSQRWEQLAKAGKLGNYKSFQDLRADTYQTFDPLFPGQERGKLNQKTFLQIWYAIASDKVENK